In Carassius gibelio isolate Cgi1373 ecotype wild population from Czech Republic chromosome B17, carGib1.2-hapl.c, whole genome shotgun sequence, a single window of DNA contains:
- the fosl2 gene encoding fos-related antigen 2 isoform X1: MYQDYIGTYDTSSRGSSSSPAHPDTSPIPASNYQKYIVDMPGSSSAFIPTINAITTSQDLQWMVQPTVITSMSNPYSRPHPYGLSVSSGPSLLGHTALTRPGVIRSIGDARGRRKRDEQLTPEEEEKRRVRRERNKLAAAKCRNRRRELTDMLQGETEKLEEEKADLQKEIETLQKEKDKLEFMLVAHNPVCKLPPEERHQNSHSQQCAPLPLTMRSNLGPRGPMGTLNPVVVKQEPLEDDDDEEEGKSQRSVIKPICLGGGMYCSDGDSLNTPVVAASTPLSTPNIPSLIFTYPSMLEPESPSPSSESCSKAHRRSSSSGDQSSDSLNSPTLLAL; encoded by the exons ATGTACCAGGATTACATCGGGACATACGACACGTCCTCCCGCGGCAGCAGCAGCTCACCGGCGCACCCGGACACCAGCCCCATTCCTGCCTCTAACTATCAG AAGTACATAGTAGACATGCCTGGCTCTAGCAGTGCCTTCATTCCCACAATTAATGCCATAACGACCAGTCAGGACCTGCAGTGGATGGTTCAGCCCACAGTAATCACATCCATGTCTAATCCATATTCCCGGCCTCACCCGTACGGCCTGTCTGTGTCTAGTGGCCCGAGCCTCCTCGGTCACACAGCCCTCACACGGCCCGGGGTCATCCGGTCCATCGGCGACGCCCGGGGTCGACGTAAACGAGACGAGCAG CTCACCCCAGAGGAAGAAGAAAAACGGAGAGTTAGACGAGAAAGAAACAAACTAGCTGCTGCAAAATGTCGGAACCGCAGAAGAGAACTGACCGACATGCTTCAAGGG gaGACAGAGAAGTTAGAGGAGGAGAAGGCTGACCTGCAGAAAGAAATCGAGACCCTGCAGAAGGAAAAGGACAAGTTGGAGTTCATGTTGGTGGCCCACAACCCCGTGTGCAAACTGCCTCCTGAAGAACGCCATCAGAACTCGCACTCCCAGCAGTGTGCGCCCCTCCCTCTGACCATGCGCTCCAACCTTGGTCCCCGGGGACCGATGGGTACCCTCAACCCAGTGGTGGTTAAACAGGAGCCTTTGGAAGACGATGACGATGAGGAAGAAGGAAAAAGCCAACGTTCAGTCATCAAGCCCATCTGCCTAGGTGGCGGCATGTATTGTTCTGATGGAGACAGCCTCAACACGCCTGTGGTGGCTGCTTCCACCCCGTTGTCCACTCCGAACATCCCAAGCCTCATCTTCACCTACCCCAGCATGCTTGAGCCCGAGAGTCCTTCACCCTCATCGGAGTCCTGCTCCAAAGCCCACCGTCGTAGCAGTAGCAGCGGCGACCAATCTTCAGATTCCCTTAATTCTCCCACCCTCTTGGCACTTTGA
- the fosl2 gene encoding fos-related antigen 2 isoform X2: MPGSSSAFIPTINAITTSQDLQWMVQPTVITSMSNPYSRPHPYGLSVSSGPSLLGHTALTRPGVIRSIGDARGRRKRDEQLTPEEEEKRRVRRERNKLAAAKCRNRRRELTDMLQGETEKLEEEKADLQKEIETLQKEKDKLEFMLVAHNPVCKLPPEERHQNSHSQQCAPLPLTMRSNLGPRGPMGTLNPVVVKQEPLEDDDDEEEGKSQRSVIKPICLGGGMYCSDGDSLNTPVVAASTPLSTPNIPSLIFTYPSMLEPESPSPSSESCSKAHRRSSSSGDQSSDSLNSPTLLAL; this comes from the exons ATGCCTGGCTCTAGCAGTGCCTTCATTCCCACAATTAATGCCATAACGACCAGTCAGGACCTGCAGTGGATGGTTCAGCCCACAGTAATCACATCCATGTCTAATCCATATTCCCGGCCTCACCCGTACGGCCTGTCTGTGTCTAGTGGCCCGAGCCTCCTCGGTCACACAGCCCTCACACGGCCCGGGGTCATCCGGTCCATCGGCGACGCCCGGGGTCGACGTAAACGAGACGAGCAG CTCACCCCAGAGGAAGAAGAAAAACGGAGAGTTAGACGAGAAAGAAACAAACTAGCTGCTGCAAAATGTCGGAACCGCAGAAGAGAACTGACCGACATGCTTCAAGGG gaGACAGAGAAGTTAGAGGAGGAGAAGGCTGACCTGCAGAAAGAAATCGAGACCCTGCAGAAGGAAAAGGACAAGTTGGAGTTCATGTTGGTGGCCCACAACCCCGTGTGCAAACTGCCTCCTGAAGAACGCCATCAGAACTCGCACTCCCAGCAGTGTGCGCCCCTCCCTCTGACCATGCGCTCCAACCTTGGTCCCCGGGGACCGATGGGTACCCTCAACCCAGTGGTGGTTAAACAGGAGCCTTTGGAAGACGATGACGATGAGGAAGAAGGAAAAAGCCAACGTTCAGTCATCAAGCCCATCTGCCTAGGTGGCGGCATGTATTGTTCTGATGGAGACAGCCTCAACACGCCTGTGGTGGCTGCTTCCACCCCGTTGTCCACTCCGAACATCCCAAGCCTCATCTTCACCTACCCCAGCATGCTTGAGCCCGAGAGTCCTTCACCCTCATCGGAGTCCTGCTCCAAAGCCCACCGTCGTAGCAGTAGCAGCGGCGACCAATCTTCAGATTCCCTTAATTCTCCCACCCTCTTGGCACTTTGA
- the LOC127975844 gene encoding molybdenum cofactor biosynthesis protein 1 isoform X2, producing MALNCSTFRRLILGAQTAAEACTKRAVQQTCGRYRGCRWYSGVTHEEKTLEQVGELMVPGSQRRVLKDVLPFSAFLIDSFGRRHNYLRISLTEKCNLRCQYCMPQEGVMLTPRSQLLTAEELLIIARLFVQEGVNKIRLTGGEPLIRPDILPIIAELRKLEGLKTIAVTTNGMNLTRLLPSLKKAGVDLLNISLDTLVPAKFEFIARRKGFHKVMEGIEKAIEMGYNPVKVNCVVLRGLNEDELIDFVSLTERKPLDVRFIEYMPFDGNRWNFKMMVSYQEMLDSIKQKWPNLEPVPGEETDTAKAFRVPGFRGQLGFITSMSDNFCGSCNRLRITADGNLKVCLFGNSEVSLRDFLRSGATEEELLHIIGAAVGRKKKQHAGMFNISQMKNRPMILIGG from the exons ATGGCATTAAACTGCAGCACATTTAGACGCCTTATCTTAGGAGCACAGACCGCGGCTGAGGCCTGCACAAAGCGGGCAGTTCAACAGACATGTGGGAGATACAGAGGATGTCGATGGTACTCTGGTGTCACTCATGAAGAGAAAACTCTAGAGCAG GTCGGAGAGCTTATGGTTCCAGGTAGTCAGAGGCGAGTCCTGAAGGATGTCCTGCCTTTCTCAGCATTTCTTATAGACTCCTTTGGACGCAGGCATAATTACCTTCGCATATCTCTCACTGAAAAATGTAACCTCCGCT GTCAATACTGTATGCCTCAGGAAGGGGTAATGCTTACCCCTCGCTCTCAGCTCCTAACAGCAGAAGAGCTGTTGATAATAGCCAGACTCTTTGTACAAGAGGGGGTAAACAAAATACGACTGACTGGAGGAGAACCTCTCATTCGCCCAGACATTCTGCCTATAATAG CGGAACTTAGGAAGTTGGAGGGTCTGAAGACCATTGCAGTGACCACAAATGGGATGAATTTGACCCGACTGTTGCCCAGTCTAAAGAAAGCTGGAGTGGATCTACTCAACATCAGTCTAGACACTCTGGTCCCTGCAAAATTTGAGTTCATCGCTAGACGAAAAG GGTTTCATAAAGTGATGGAGGGCATTGAAAAGGCTATCGAAATGGGCTACAATCCAGTCAAG GTGAACTGTGTGGTCTTGAGAGGTTTGAATGAAGATGAGTTGATTGACTTTGTGTCACTGACAGAGAGGAAACCATTGGATGTGAGATTCATAGAGTACATGCCTTTTGACG GTAACAGATGGAATTTCAAGATGATGGTGAGCTATCAGGAGATGCTGGACTCTATAAAGCAAAAATGGCCCAATCTGGAGCCTGTGCCTGGAGAGGAAACTGATACAGCCAAG GCGTTTAGAGTACCAGGATTTCGGGGCCAGCTGGGCTTCATTACCTCCATGTCAGACAACTTCTGTGGCTCCTGTAACCGCCTGCGCATCACGGCTGATGGCAACCTTAAG gtttgtttgtttggaaaTTCAGAGGTGTCTTTGAGGGATTTTCTGCGCtctggagcaactgaagaggaaCTACTGCACATCATAGGGGCAGCAGTCGGGAGGAAGAAGAAACAGCATGCGG GGATGTTCAATATATCTCAGATGAAGAACAGGCCAATGATCCTCATTGGTGGGTGA